The following coding sequences are from one Sulfuricurvum sp. window:
- a CDS encoding thermonuclease family protein — translation MLKKIMICAALAAQIQAGTLDGIVVAVTDGDTLKMLTNDKREIKIRLAKIDAPEKSQAFGQASKKALSDICYKQHLHVEIETIDRYGRTVGTVTCKGIEANLEQIKNGMAWVYVKYTKDQKYIEAEKKAKEEKAGLWKEPTATPPWEFRRNAHTLSEQPKS, via the coding sequence ATGTTAAAAAAGATAATGATTTGCGCCGCTCTAGCGGCTCAAATTCAAGCGGGAACGCTTGACGGCATAGTGGTGGCAGTAACAGACGGCGACACGCTTAAAATGCTAACAAACGATAAAAGAGAAATAAAAATAAGATTAGCAAAAATAGACGCGCCCGAAAAATCGCAAGCGTTCGGGCAAGCCTCAAAAAAAGCCTTGTCGGATATTTGCTACAAACAACATTTACATGTAGAGATCGAAACGATAGACAGATACGGGCGAACCGTGGGAACGGTTACATGTAAAGGAATAGAAGCAAATTTGGAACAGATTAAAAACGGTATGGCGTGGGTTTATGTAAAGTACACAAAAGATCAAAAATACATTGAAGCAGAAAAAAAAGCGAAAGAGGAAAAAGCGGGGCTATGGAAAGAACCCACGGCGACACCGCCGTGGGAGTTTAGGCGGAACGCTCATACTTTAAGCGAACAGCCAAAATCTTAG